A DNA window from Anaerolineales bacterium contains the following coding sequences:
- a CDS encoding peptidylprolyl isomerase gives MAKRPISAPVNKKHLAREQRERRVRRWLVAGLAVTLTLIFGLLLFGWYDQAVLAPSQPLATVNGQEISARQVESRLRLLLLTGGEAATAADTALNQVIEDRLIEAEFEGRGLSVSEAEVQQSLEQAFGYFPQGTPTPRPSPTPDPTELALAALASTATPAAGASASPAPTAISLPTPTPFTQEAYRAALRQYLKTAGISEADLRDVLRASLVRANLQEALRAEVPREQEQTHARHILVKTEPEAQIVLKRLKDGESWEALAAELSLDEANKDQGGDLGWFGRNAMTPAFEEAAFAGKVGAVVGPVQTPFGWHLIDIQDRQVRTLDEFEYQLAGSSAFRAWLDTRRTEAVLDIADDWGERLLALLGG, from the coding sequence ATGGCCAAGCGCCCAATCTCTGCACCTGTCAACAAGAAGCACCTCGCCCGCGAGCAACGTGAACGCAGGGTGAGACGCTGGCTGGTCGCCGGCCTGGCAGTGACCCTGACGCTGATCTTCGGGCTGCTGCTGTTCGGCTGGTACGACCAGGCGGTGCTTGCCCCGTCCCAGCCGTTGGCCACCGTTAATGGGCAGGAGATCTCGGCCAGACAGGTGGAATCACGGCTGCGGCTGCTGCTGCTCACCGGCGGCGAAGCGGCGACGGCCGCTGACACTGCCCTCAACCAGGTGATCGAAGACCGTCTGATCGAAGCGGAATTCGAGGGCCGGGGCTTGTCGGTGTCCGAGGCGGAGGTCCAGCAGTCGCTGGAACAAGCCTTCGGCTACTTCCCTCAGGGGACGCCCACGCCGCGGCCCAGCCCGACGCCCGACCCGACCGAGCTGGCGCTGGCCGCGCTGGCTTCGACCGCCACGCCAGCCGCGGGCGCCTCGGCCTCGCCAGCCCCGACAGCAATCTCGCTGCCGACTCCAACTCCCTTCACGCAAGAGGCGTATCGGGCTGCCTTGCGGCAGTACCTGAAGACGGCCGGGATCTCCGAGGCCGATCTGCGAGATGTGCTTCGGGCCTCGCTCGTGCGGGCGAACCTGCAGGAGGCGCTCCGGGCAGAGGTGCCCCGGGAGCAGGAGCAAACCCATGCCCGGCATATCCTGGTCAAGACCGAACCTGAGGCCCAGATCGTGCTCAAACGCCTCAAAGACGGCGAGAGCTGGGAAGCGCTGGCGGCGGAGCTCTCGCTGGATGAGGCTAATAAGGACCAGGGCGGTGACCTGGGCTGGTTCGGCAGAAACGCCATGACCCCTGCCTTCGAAGAGGCCGCATTCGCCGGGAAGGTGGGCGCCGTCGTGGGCCCGGTGCAGACTCCTTTCGGCTGGCACCTGATCGACATCCAGGACCGCCAAGTCCGGACCCTGGACGAATTCGAGTATCAGCTCGCCGGGAGTTCGGCCTTCCGGGCGTGGCTCGATACGCGCCGAACTGAAGCCGTGCTGGATATCGCCGACGATTGGGGTGAGCGGCTGCTGGCCCTCCTCGGCGGGTAG
- the rpsR gene encoding 30S ribosomal protein S18, translating to MSERGPNEREDTQEYSGGERGGRRRFIRKPRVCQFCAERAKSIDHKSVEVLKRFVTEQGRIRTRRDSGACARHQRMLARAIKRSRHLALLPFRAERFR from the coding sequence TTGAGCGAACGTGGACCGAACGAGCGAGAGGATACGCAGGAGTATTCCGGCGGCGAGCGTGGTGGACGCCGGCGGTTCATCCGCAAGCCGCGAGTGTGCCAATTCTGCGCTGAGCGGGCGAAGTCGATCGACCATAAGTCGGTTGAGGTCCTGAAGCGCTTCGTCACCGAGCAGGGGCGAATACGCACCCGTCGCGACAGCGGGGCTTGCGCCCGGCACCAGCGCATGCTGGCCCGGGCGATCAAACGTTCCCGCCATCTGGCGCTGCTGCCCTTCCGGGCGGAGCGGTTCCGCTAA
- a CDS encoding single-stranded DNA-binding protein — MTRGLNKVMIIGHLGRDPELRYTPSGRPVATFTVATTRSWHSASGERHEETEWFNVVAWGSLAEICNQHLSRGQQAYVEGRLQTRRWEDAEGSKYFATELVAKEIIILGERREAAGASFVAGPGEEESYPFEAPPRPADGATGV, encoded by the coding sequence ATGACCCGCGGACTGAACAAGGTCATGATCATTGGCCATCTTGGCCGGGATCCGGAGTTGCGCTACACACCGTCAGGCCGCCCGGTGGCGACGTTTACCGTGGCCACCACCCGCTCCTGGCATTCCGCCAGCGGAGAACGGCATGAAGAGACCGAGTGGTTCAACGTGGTTGCCTGGGGGAGTCTCGCCGAGATATGCAACCAGCACCTGTCACGCGGCCAGCAGGCATACGTTGAGGGCCGGCTGCAAACGCGACGCTGGGAAGACGCCGAGGGCAGCAAGTACTTCGCGACCGAGTTGGTCGCCAAGGAGATCATCATCCTCGGGGAGCGACGCGAAGCGGCCGGAGCCTCATTCGTCGCCGGCCCGGGTGAAGAAGAGAGCTATCCGTTCGAAGCCCCGCCACGCCCCGCGGATGGGGCAACAGGAGTGTGA
- the rpsF gene encoding 30S ribosomal protein S6 has translation MRNYEIAYIADPDLDETALTALEDKVKGWVEAAGGSVTKVDRWGKRRMAYPIRKRRDGVYTFVFASMPPQAGLSVEANMRLTEAILRFLVTNESQR, from the coding sequence ATGCGCAACTACGAAATCGCATATATTGCCGATCCGGATCTCGACGAAACCGCCCTGACCGCTCTGGAAGACAAGGTCAAGGGTTGGGTCGAGGCTGCCGGCGGATCTGTGACCAAGGTTGACCGGTGGGGCAAGCGGCGAATGGCGTACCCGATCCGCAAACGGCGAGACGGGGTGTACACCTTCGTGTTCGCCAGCATGCCCCCCCAGGCCGGGCTATCGGTCGAGGCCAACATGCGCCTCACAGAGGCGATCCTGCGTTTTCTGGTTACCAACGAGTCGCAGCGCTGA
- a CDS encoding phosphoglucomutase/phosphomannomutase family protein, whose translation MPGAKIAFGTDGWRGRIAEDFTYDAVRRCSAGFAEHLRRTAGDSLPVVIGYDKRFASEHFAAAAAEVLAAQGFRVLLTDGPTPTPVISYAVVSQQAAGAINITASHNPPDDNGFKVRDHRGGAIPPQGLQQIESAIPSSDDDVARMPLQQALAAGRVQRFDPAPAYLEHIAELVDLDPLRRASLTVLIDCMWGNGAGWFPRLLGGQTIRLIEMHNIRNPVFPEMIRPEPIPPNVDPALHAVRPNGADVLLITDGDADRLGLGDENGVFIDQLRAFGLLAYYMLEIRGERGPIVKTLSTTSMLDKLGREYGVPVYETGVGFKYVAPKMVEVDAMIGGEESGGYAFRNHVPERDGILAGLYVLDMMVRTGKKPSALVEDLFRRVGAHYYDRIDTPLPPEQRQALEDRVRHASPKAIAGLPVTGLNSLDGYKYLLGERGWMLIRFSGTEPIVRVYCETTEVDRVQPILQDGLRLLGLK comes from the coding sequence ATGCCAGGAGCCAAGATCGCGTTCGGCACCGACGGCTGGCGCGGGCGGATCGCTGAGGACTTTACCTACGACGCGGTCCGCCGCTGCTCGGCCGGGTTTGCCGAACACTTGCGCAGAACCGCCGGCGATAGCCTGCCCGTGGTGATCGGCTACGACAAGCGTTTCGCCTCTGAGCATTTTGCGGCCGCGGCTGCCGAGGTACTGGCGGCCCAGGGATTCCGGGTCCTACTGACCGACGGCCCCACACCTACACCGGTTATCTCCTATGCCGTCGTTTCCCAGCAGGCGGCTGGCGCCATCAACATCACCGCTTCCCACAATCCGCCCGATGACAACGGGTTCAAGGTCCGGGATCATCGCGGTGGCGCCATTCCGCCGCAGGGACTCCAGCAGATCGAGAGCGCTATTCCCTCGTCGGATGACGATGTCGCCCGCATGCCGCTGCAGCAGGCGCTGGCTGCCGGACGTGTCCAACGCTTCGACCCAGCCCCAGCTTACCTTGAGCACATTGCCGAGCTGGTGGACCTCGATCCCCTGCGCCGGGCTTCCCTCACCGTCCTGATCGACTGCATGTGGGGCAACGGCGCCGGCTGGTTTCCGCGCCTTCTGGGTGGACAGACTATCCGGCTGATCGAGATGCACAACATCCGCAACCCCGTGTTCCCGGAGATGATACGACCGGAGCCCATCCCCCCCAACGTCGACCCGGCGCTCCATGCCGTTCGGCCCAACGGCGCAGATGTCCTCCTGATCACCGACGGGGACGCCGACCGCCTCGGCCTCGGAGACGAGAACGGCGTGTTTATCGACCAGTTGCGCGCCTTTGGATTGCTGGCCTACTACATGCTGGAGATTCGCGGGGAGCGCGGGCCAATCGTGAAGACGCTTTCCACGACCTCGATGCTGGACAAGCTCGGCCGTGAGTACGGGGTCCCGGTGTACGAAACCGGCGTCGGGTTCAAGTACGTGGCTCCGAAAATGGTCGAAGTCGATGCCATGATTGGCGGCGAGGAGTCCGGGGGCTACGCCTTCCGCAATCATGTGCCGGAGCGCGACGGGATTCTGGCTGGGTTGTACGTGCTCGACATGATGGTCCGCACCGGCAAGAAGCCGTCAGCGCTGGTGGAAGACCTGTTTCGCCGCGTCGGCGCGCACTACTACGACCGCATCGACACCCCGCTGCCTCCCGAGCAACGCCAGGCGCTGGAGGACCGGGTCCGACACGCCAGTCCGAAGGCGATCGCCGGGTTGCCTGTCACCGGTCTGAATTCCCTGGACGGGTACAAGTACTTGCTGGGCGAGCGCGGCTGGATGCTGATCCGCTTCTCCGGCACAGAACCCATCGTGCGCGTGTACTGCGAGACGACCGAGGTAGATCGCGTGCAGCCCATCCTTCAAGACGGGCTGCGCTTGCTGGGGTTGAAATAA
- a CDS encoding TatD family hydrolase, with product MDLRLVDTHCHLYMPGFEADFDSVLERARQSGVERILVPGIDLATSRRAVELAEAHDELFAAVGIHPHHAEQATDESLRQIEILARSPKVLAIGEIGLDYHRESETAGQQASALKAQLDIASRLRLPVVLHSRDALAPLLTMLRAWAQDLPPVLQDRCGVLHAFSGDLPAAAQATQAGFFLGAGGPVTYPSAKGLRATLSQVGLDRLLTETDAPYLAPQAHRGQRNEPAYVRYVATAIGELTDQPLGVVAETLRANASRLFDWEYGNHNPRVC from the coding sequence GTGGACCTCCGGCTCGTTGACACGCATTGCCACCTGTACATGCCCGGCTTCGAGGCTGATTTCGACTCCGTGCTGGAGAGAGCCCGTCAGAGCGGCGTCGAGCGCATCCTGGTTCCAGGCATTGACCTTGCGACCAGTCGCAGAGCCGTGGAGCTGGCCGAAGCCCACGACGAGCTGTTTGCGGCCGTCGGGATCCACCCCCATCATGCCGAGCAGGCGACAGACGAATCGCTGCGCCAGATCGAAATCCTGGCTCGGTCGCCCAAAGTGCTGGCCATCGGCGAGATCGGGCTGGACTACCATCGGGAGTCAGAAACGGCCGGGCAGCAGGCCTCGGCCCTCAAGGCCCAGTTGGACATCGCCTCCCGTCTCCGCCTCCCGGTCGTTCTGCACTCGCGTGATGCACTTGCCCCCCTGCTCACCATGCTCAGGGCCTGGGCGCAGGATCTGCCCCCGGTGCTCCAGGATCGGTGCGGCGTGCTGCATGCGTTCTCAGGCGACCTGCCGGCCGCCGCTCAAGCCACGCAGGCCGGGTTCTTCCTGGGTGCCGGAGGCCCCGTGACCTACCCGTCGGCGAAAGGGCTGCGGGCGACCCTGTCCCAGGTAGGCCTTGATCGACTGCTGACCGAGACCGACGCCCCGTACCTCGCCCCGCAGGCCCACCGAGGCCAGCGCAACGAGCCCGCCTATGTCCGGTATGTGGCTACCGCCATCGGCGAATTGACAGACCAGCCCCTCGGCGTTGTGGCGGAGACGCTGCGCGCCAACGCCTCCCGCCTGTTTGATTGGGAATATGGAAACCACAACCCTCGGGTTTGTTGA